From a single Vibrio tubiashii ATCC 19109 genomic region:
- a CDS encoding LysR family transcriptional regulator — MMNNELISFAAVCKHLSITKAANELGKSKAHISRHIADLEASIGVKLLYRTTRNISLTPKGESLKETALELLANLNELSYKTSTMNDEMSGKFTITMPSSIAASLFIDILKKLKCSFPNVSFRIIATNKVENLIEGNIDMAIRIGSIRDESLIAHNIGTFSNILVSSKKSRGDTLIVYEKFRHKETVANNYNGTIEVDNVPLLITFLENGIGVGIVPDYYFKANSMCDVTILEKYQDCHNIYITYPFQSPLPKNLLEISAIITSEMKRILHIQL; from the coding sequence ATGATGAATAATGAACTGATAAGCTTCGCCGCTGTATGCAAGCACCTCTCGATTACCAAAGCCGCTAATGAACTTGGTAAATCAAAAGCTCATATTAGTCGTCATATCGCCGATCTGGAGGCATCGATTGGCGTGAAATTGCTCTATCGAACCACTCGTAACATTTCTCTCACCCCAAAAGGAGAGAGCCTTAAGGAAACGGCCCTTGAGTTACTCGCCAATCTAAATGAATTGAGTTACAAGACGTCGACCATGAACGATGAGATGAGTGGTAAGTTCACGATTACAATGCCGAGCTCCATTGCGGCCTCATTGTTTATCGATATCTTGAAAAAACTGAAGTGCAGTTTCCCCAACGTCTCTTTTAGAATTATTGCAACGAATAAGGTGGAAAACTTGATTGAGGGCAATATAGATATGGCGATTAGGATCGGCAGCATCCGCGATGAAAGCCTCATTGCTCACAATATTGGGACATTTAGCAACATTTTAGTCAGTTCAAAAAAGAGTCGCGGAGATACTCTGATTGTCTATGAGAAGTTCCGTCATAAAGAGACAGTCGCGAACAACTACAATGGAACTATCGAAGTGGATAATGTGCCATTGCTGATCACCTTCTTGGAGAATGGTATTGGTGTAGGCATTGTGCCAGATTACTACTTCAAGGCGAATTCAATGTGTGATGTGACGATTCTAGAGAAGTATCAAGATTGCCACAACATATACATTACCTACCCTTTTCAATCGCCTTTACCAAAGAATTTGCTAGAAATATCCGCGATCATCACCAGTGAAATGAAGAGGATTCTTCATATTCAACTCTAA
- a CDS encoding carotenoid biosynthesis protein — MSYFFLLVFIVSVFYESVSVSSGFPFGHYYYSDRLGTKIFDVPLAIMPTYFSLGYVSWFISMILLNQFDKPIPTVSKAIIISLVASFVMVSWDVVMDPVNSLIKSLWVWTDRGVYFGVPLSNFFGWFLCVFTFYLPFTLWCYNDKVHLKQIPTHGYLYLPSIVYITIMSKYILCFLFKDSVDVTTLHGEVFSSKDVYGSVMLIGLFTMLPIGIQSIYKIYRHRNHSLHATTAL; from the coding sequence ATGTCTTATTTCTTTCTTCTAGTCTTTATTGTCAGTGTTTTCTACGAAAGCGTCAGCGTTTCAAGTGGATTTCCTTTCGGTCACTACTATTATTCTGATAGGCTAGGTACCAAAATATTTGACGTGCCATTGGCAATCATGCCGACCTATTTCAGTTTGGGCTATGTTTCTTGGTTTATATCAATGATCCTGCTCAATCAGTTTGATAAACCGATCCCAACGGTAAGCAAAGCCATCATCATCTCCCTGGTTGCCTCATTTGTCATGGTTTCATGGGATGTCGTGATGGACCCAGTGAATTCGCTCATCAAATCTTTGTGGGTCTGGACCGATCGTGGTGTGTATTTTGGCGTGCCTTTAAGTAATTTCTTTGGTTGGTTTTTGTGCGTCTTTACCTTTTATTTGCCTTTCACATTATGGTGCTACAACGATAAAGTGCATTTGAAACAGATCCCAACCCATGGCTACCTATACCTGCCCTCAATCGTTTACATTACCATCATGTCGAAATACATCCTTTGCTTCTTGTTCAAAGACAGCGTTGATGTCACCACGTTGCATGGCGAAGTTTTTAGTTCCAAAGACGTTTATGGGAGTGTCATGCTTATTGGTCTCTTTACCATGCTACCGATCGGCATCCAATCTATCTATAAGATCTACCGACACCGCAATCATTCGCTCCATGCGACAACAGCGCTTTAA
- a CDS encoding winged helix-turn-helix domain-containing protein, whose amino-acid sequence MNCESLWQLYPLAREQLVNVKSLNGKKLKGTECRVLEVLIANQGQVVPKKELFTQVWGDRIVSDNSLTQCIAQLRLALGDNGKEQKYIKTIPSRGYMLFENVVQLAEPEHQQLPEVAVCAPEEATVAATSRDAEEHHYHQQLKALLALFFAVVFLFQTAQAVNRWTFGWNVPLDRWITETQDERTFRFLDNPASKTLYHYFRDESAHLEGTPVTDLLISTGVSNYYLSCVYRCKSTGDQEVRNFTFDLQENFYLMGGMVRDVCQ is encoded by the coding sequence ATGAACTGCGAATCTTTGTGGCAGTTGTATCCTCTTGCCCGGGAACAACTGGTTAATGTGAAATCCTTGAATGGCAAAAAACTGAAAGGCACAGAGTGCCGAGTGTTAGAAGTTTTGATCGCGAATCAAGGTCAGGTTGTACCGAAAAAAGAGCTGTTTACTCAAGTTTGGGGTGATCGTATTGTCTCCGATAACAGTTTGACCCAATGTATTGCTCAGTTGCGACTAGCACTGGGTGATAATGGCAAAGAGCAAAAGTACATCAAAACCATCCCTTCGCGTGGCTACATGCTGTTTGAAAATGTCGTGCAGTTGGCAGAGCCTGAGCATCAGCAATTGCCTGAAGTTGCCGTTTGTGCGCCGGAAGAGGCAACGGTTGCGGCAACGTCCCGTGACGCAGAAGAGCATCATTATCACCAACAACTGAAAGCATTGCTGGCGCTGTTTTTCGCTGTCGTATTTTTGTTTCAGACTGCTCAGGCTGTGAATCGTTGGACATTCGGTTGGAATGTGCCGTTGGATCGTTGGATCACTGAGACACAAGATGAGAGGACGTTTAGGTTCCTCGACAACCCTGCGAGTAAAACACTCTATCATTATTTCCGTGATGAAAGCGCCCACCTCGAAGGGACGCCTGTAACCGATCTGCTGATTTCCACAGGTGTCAGTAATTATTATCTTTCCTGTGTCTACCGCTGTAAATCGACGGGAGATCAAGAAGTCAGAAACTTTACCTTTGATTTGCAGGAGAACTTTTACCTAATGGGAGGAATGGTACGCGATGTCTGTCAATAG
- the tpx gene encoding thiol peroxidase, translating into MMSVTFLGNPVSVNGQLPQKGEQAPEFTLCDQTLADISIERFNGKKLVLNIFPSADTPTCADSIRSFNEAAKTLDNTVVLCVSADLPFALARFVERHKLHQVSIASCFRSPEFAQSYGVAIADGALRGLTSRAVVVLDEQRQVLHSQLVSEIADEPNYQQAIAAVKGE; encoded by the coding sequence ATTATGTCAGTAACATTCTTAGGGAACCCGGTTTCTGTAAACGGTCAACTACCGCAAAAAGGGGAGCAAGCCCCAGAGTTTACTCTGTGTGACCAAACATTGGCTGATATCAGCATTGAGCGTTTTAATGGGAAAAAATTGGTGCTCAACATTTTCCCAAGTGCGGATACGCCGACGTGCGCTGATAGTATTCGATCATTCAATGAAGCGGCAAAAACCTTGGACAACACTGTCGTCTTGTGTGTCTCTGCTGATCTCCCATTTGCACTTGCTCGTTTTGTCGAGCGACACAAGTTACATCAAGTGTCTATTGCTTCGTGTTTCCGCTCGCCAGAGTTTGCTCAAAGTTACGGTGTAGCGATTGCAGACGGTGCGTTGCGCGGTCTGACTTCGCGTGCAGTGGTTGTACTCGATGAGCAGCGTCAGGTGTTGCATTCACAGTTAGTGAGTGAAATTGCTGACGAGCCAAATTATCAGCAAGCCATTGCCGCGGTAAAGGGAGAATGA
- a CDS encoding redoxin family protein — MKRALVLLAMIMSGAAYAGYDVTQQTAELGEDQNVTLEHSTTFTLGGHAVKVGDLIPAMTLANSALKPVETQGSGKVRIYNLLVSVDTPVCVEQAVVFNTLAEKHAEYADQLEFINVSADTPFAQARFISEQKLSQKVAFLSDSYKHEFGQQTGAHIEELGLLSRAIIVVGKDDRILHIQRVPELTQLPDLNTAVAIAKRHI; from the coding sequence ATGAAGCGCGCATTAGTGTTACTTGCCATGATCATGTCCGGTGCCGCTTACGCAGGTTACGATGTGACACAACAAACCGCGGAGTTAGGAGAGGATCAGAATGTCACGTTGGAACATTCTACGACCTTCACGCTAGGCGGCCATGCCGTCAAAGTCGGTGACCTTATTCCGGCCATGACACTGGCCAATTCAGCGTTGAAACCTGTCGAGACTCAAGGCAGTGGTAAAGTTCGAATCTACAACCTATTGGTGTCGGTTGATACGCCTGTGTGTGTGGAACAGGCCGTCGTGTTTAATACACTGGCTGAAAAACATGCTGAATACGCGGATCAGCTTGAATTCATTAATGTGAGTGCTGACACTCCGTTTGCTCAAGCGCGTTTTATCTCTGAGCAAAAGTTAAGCCAGAAGGTCGCGTTTCTTTCTGATTCATACAAGCACGAATTTGGCCAACAAACAGGCGCCCATATCGAAGAATTGGGCTTGTTATCGCGTGCCATTATCGTCGTAGGTAAAGACGACCGTATTCTGCATATCCAACGCGTTCCAGAGCTGACGCAATTGCCGGATTTGAACACCGCTGTAGCGATTGCGAAACGCCATATCTAA
- a CDS encoding M20/M25/M40 family metallo-hydrolase has translation MTLRSFVSLVSLALLALVFTLLIRTWLHQKALPNQPHIEQKPANAAQLTRLSQAIQFPTVSRLDGRDPNATRVDPAVFLDFHRWLAGAYPLVHRDLELERINQFSLLYRWPGSDPKARPIVLTAHQDIVPYAISTRKTWIHPPYSGAIKDGYVWGRGTMDDKASMLAILESIEALLLSGAKPQRDIYLAFGHDEEVGGEHGAKAMAERLARLGVSPALILDEGGFVLDEVVPGVPVPVALIGVAEKGYLNVSLTAKGIPGHSSMPPAQTTPGRLARAISRLEDHPMPAEYSGATQQLFDATSGYMAFNYRLLFANLWLFKPLLLDQLTASAATNAVVRTTMAVTLLNAGVKDNVLAPEATANINVRLLPNTEPKQVLEYIEAIIDDPAIQVDIRPPYNRATPISEQNNRAFKILKHTTEKVFGASRTVVAPYLTINATDARHYIELTSRVYRFLPLALDDSDLPRIHGPNERISIEAYGQMLTFYRSLVQQLAMPNLN, from the coding sequence ATGACACTCCGATCTTTTGTTTCTCTCGTTTCTCTCGCACTGCTGGCTCTTGTATTCACGTTACTGATCCGAACATGGTTACACCAGAAAGCGCTTCCTAACCAACCCCACATTGAGCAAAAACCTGCCAATGCCGCTCAGTTGACTCGTCTTAGTCAGGCCATACAGTTTCCTACTGTTTCACGCTTAGATGGGCGAGATCCCAATGCCACGCGTGTCGACCCTGCCGTGTTCTTAGATTTTCACCGATGGCTTGCAGGCGCCTATCCTCTGGTGCATCGTGACTTAGAACTCGAGCGCATCAATCAGTTTAGTCTTTTGTACCGCTGGCCCGGCAGTGATCCAAAGGCGCGGCCCATTGTCCTAACCGCACATCAAGATATCGTGCCCTACGCAATATCGACACGAAAGACCTGGATCCACCCTCCTTACTCAGGCGCGATCAAAGATGGCTATGTTTGGGGGAGAGGAACAATGGATGATAAAGCCTCAATGCTCGCCATTTTGGAAAGCATAGAAGCCCTCTTGTTATCCGGTGCCAAGCCCCAGCGCGATATATACCTTGCCTTCGGTCATGATGAGGAAGTGGGTGGTGAGCACGGTGCCAAAGCGATGGCCGAACGATTAGCGCGCCTCGGCGTTAGCCCTGCCCTGATTCTTGATGAGGGGGGCTTTGTTCTTGATGAGGTGGTGCCCGGCGTCCCTGTCCCGGTCGCTTTGATAGGCGTAGCAGAAAAAGGCTACCTCAATGTATCCCTGACAGCAAAAGGGATCCCGGGTCACTCATCCATGCCCCCAGCCCAAACCACACCTGGGCGATTGGCTCGAGCGATTTCACGTTTAGAAGACCATCCCATGCCGGCAGAGTACAGTGGCGCTACTCAACAGTTATTCGATGCCACGTCAGGTTACATGGCATTCAATTATCGCCTTCTCTTTGCGAACCTTTGGCTATTTAAACCTCTTTTGCTTGACCAGCTGACGGCCAGTGCTGCGACCAATGCGGTGGTCCGCACGACTATGGCTGTCACTTTGTTGAATGCCGGAGTGAAAGACAACGTGCTTGCCCCTGAAGCAACGGCCAATATCAATGTTCGCTTGCTTCCTAATACGGAGCCCAAACAAGTGCTCGAGTACATAGAAGCCATCATTGACGACCCTGCCATACAAGTGGACATTCGCCCGCCTTACAATCGTGCAACCCCTATCTCCGAACAAAACAACCGCGCGTTCAAGATACTCAAGCACACTACTGAAAAAGTATTTGGCGCGTCACGCACCGTTGTCGCCCCTTATTTGACGATCAATGCAACCGACGCTCGGCATTACATTGAACTAACAAGCCGAGTCTATCGATTTTTGCCGCTCGCACTTGATGACAGTGATCTCCCACGGATACATGGGCCCAACGAGCGGATAAGTATTGAGGCTTATGGACAGATGCTGACATTTTATCGCTCACTTGTTCAACAATTGGCTATGCCAAACTTGAATTAG
- a CDS encoding zinc-binding alcohol dehydrogenase family protein, whose protein sequence is MSTTMKAIGFSQSQPIEASSSLFEFETALPSLGKFDLLVKIASVSVNPADTKIRIRAANDTTLEQPRVLGYDAVGEIVEVGANVTNFKLGDRVYYAGDVTRPGTNAQYHAVDSRLVALAPRGLTDAEAASLPLTSLTGWETLFDRLRVDPTERKTLLIIGGAGGVGSITTQIAKQLTNLTVIATASRPETENWVKQMGADYVANHKNLCESVQALGFETVDYIFNTADTLGHWDAMAELIVPQGTIASIVEFEGGVDLSKLQGKSVGFVWELMFTRSLYKTADLYKQGDILTQIANLVDAGRIRSTLTKELHGFSAETLKQGHILLESGATIGKVVINYD, encoded by the coding sequence ATGTCAACCACCATGAAGGCCATTGGATTCAGTCAATCACAACCTATCGAAGCCTCATCGAGTCTTTTTGAATTTGAAACCGCCCTCCCATCACTGGGAAAATTTGATCTGTTAGTTAAGATCGCTTCTGTCTCCGTTAATCCTGCCGACACGAAAATACGCATCAGAGCGGCAAACGACACCACACTAGAACAACCTCGCGTTCTAGGTTATGACGCTGTTGGTGAAATTGTGGAAGTTGGTGCAAACGTCACGAACTTTAAACTAGGTGACCGTGTTTACTATGCTGGAGATGTCACCCGCCCAGGCACCAACGCACAATACCATGCCGTCGATTCTCGGTTGGTCGCTCTGGCGCCAAGAGGGCTGACAGACGCAGAAGCGGCCTCACTGCCTCTGACCTCATTAACCGGTTGGGAAACACTGTTTGACCGCTTGCGCGTCGACCCTACAGAACGAAAGACGCTCCTGATCATCGGGGGTGCCGGTGGCGTCGGATCAATCACGACGCAGATAGCCAAGCAACTGACGAACCTCACCGTGATTGCGACCGCTTCTCGACCAGAGACTGAAAATTGGGTCAAACAAATGGGGGCCGACTATGTTGCGAATCATAAGAATCTCTGTGAATCCGTCCAAGCTCTGGGGTTTGAGACCGTAGACTACATCTTTAACACAGCAGATACGTTGGGCCACTGGGATGCGATGGCTGAGCTCATTGTCCCTCAGGGCACAATCGCTTCGATTGTCGAATTTGAGGGCGGTGTTGATTTAAGCAAGCTACAAGGTAAATCCGTCGGATTTGTTTGGGAACTGATGTTTACACGTTCTCTCTACAAGACGGCTGATCTATACAAACAAGGGGACATCCTTACACAGATTGCGAATTTGGTCGACGCGGGTCGGATTCGATCGACCTTAACAAAAGAGCTCCATGGCTTCTCAGCAGAGACCCTCAAACAAGGGCACATTCTGCTCGAAAGTGGGGCCACAATCGGTAAAGTCGTCATCAATTACGATTGA
- a CDS encoding YgjV family protein: MDVFFLSQVLVAIAICFDLMSFQFKDRKKIVACLFCAGVLISTHFALLSEWTAASLMGVATLRYLVSIFSTSSILKYVFCSASVLVTGATFTGLTSIIGCMGSVLQTLAAFQENDRRLRELMIIGTAFWLLHNYLVGSPTAVLMEVLFISSNLFGYYRYYFKRAGIA; the protein is encoded by the coding sequence ATGGATGTGTTCTTTTTATCCCAGGTCCTTGTGGCTATAGCGATTTGTTTTGATCTGATGTCGTTTCAGTTTAAGGATAGAAAAAAGATCGTCGCGTGTTTGTTTTGTGCGGGCGTGTTGATTTCTACGCATTTTGCATTGCTCTCGGAATGGACAGCCGCGTCCCTAATGGGGGTGGCGACTTTGCGTTATTTAGTCAGTATTTTTTCGACTTCCTCTATTTTGAAATATGTGTTTTGTTCGGCGTCGGTTCTCGTCACTGGTGCTACCTTCACAGGGCTTACTAGCATCATCGGTTGTATGGGCTCCGTGCTTCAGACCCTCGCAGCATTTCAGGAGAATGATCGTCGACTAAGGGAACTGATGATAATAGGAACAGCGTTTTGGCTTCTACATAACTATTTGGTTGGTTCACCCACTGCGGTACTAATGGAAGTCTTGTTCATTTCGAGCAACCTCTTTGGCTATTACCGCTACTATTTTAAACGCGCGGGGATAGCATAA
- a CDS encoding D-2-hydroxyacid dehydrogenase family protein: protein MSNVKTVVIPDDYQNGAGNVSSLHEDSSCRVISIGDVHKDVTADEILSQAEALILIRERTVIDSEFLKRTPKVKVISQTGKVARNIDLDLCRAHGIDVVEGKGSPIAPAELTWLLIQNSVRQFVPSVNAMMAGKWQVAMGDTVSGKTLGVVGYGKIGKRVIEYAKAFGMNVCVWGSERALNEAKEDGIDVPVSREEFFSSCDVISLHQRLVPDTQGNITYDDLFAMKPSAVFVNTARAELVESGALEQALDDGRPGFAALDVYEQEPIWTTEHPMLKRANVLCSPHLGYVAQSSYDLYFDIAFQNIKRYMSGDRSHVINA from the coding sequence ATGAGCAATGTTAAAACAGTGGTAATCCCTGATGATTATCAAAATGGCGCAGGGAATGTGTCTAGCTTACATGAGGACTCGTCGTGTCGAGTTATTTCAATTGGTGACGTTCACAAGGATGTTACTGCAGATGAGATACTGAGTCAGGCAGAGGCTTTGATTCTAATCAGAGAACGTACAGTCATTGACTCTGAATTCTTAAAAAGAACCCCAAAGGTCAAAGTCATTAGTCAGACTGGAAAAGTAGCCAGAAACATCGATTTGGATCTGTGTCGAGCGCACGGTATTGATGTAGTCGAAGGAAAAGGTTCGCCAATAGCCCCAGCAGAGTTAACTTGGTTACTTATTCAGAATTCCGTTAGGCAATTTGTCCCTTCTGTAAACGCTATGATGGCTGGCAAGTGGCAAGTTGCAATGGGTGACACGGTTTCAGGTAAAACGTTGGGGGTAGTCGGCTATGGGAAGATAGGGAAACGTGTAATTGAGTATGCTAAGGCGTTCGGGATGAATGTTTGTGTTTGGGGTTCTGAGCGTGCTCTCAATGAAGCAAAAGAAGATGGAATCGATGTGCCAGTATCAAGAGAGGAATTCTTTTCGTCTTGCGATGTAATTTCTCTGCACCAGCGTTTGGTTCCAGATACCCAAGGCAATATTACCTACGATGATTTATTTGCTATGAAGCCTTCCGCTGTCTTCGTTAATACAGCCCGCGCTGAACTGGTTGAGTCGGGGGCCTTAGAGCAGGCTTTGGATGATGGTCGTCCTGGTTTTGCCGCGCTGGACGTATATGAGCAGGAGCCTATCTGGACTACTGAACATCCAATGCTCAAACGAGCTAATGTTCTTTGCAGCCCCCACTTGGGTTACGTTGCCCAAAGTAGTTACGACTTATATTTCGATATCGCATTTCAAAATATTAAGCGTTATATGTCGGGTGATAGAAGTCACGTGATTAACGCTTGA
- a CDS encoding amino acid adenylation domain-containing protein yields MKGIDWVNGMLSGFLTSVEKYPLAKAIVLDEKGYSYQELLQAADNIYQHLSRVAIDLKGKRVAILGGKNIETYSSVIAVLLGGGTFVPLNPSFPTQRNRYIFEASQADILLTTSALGDYIGEMKARLPSLECVYVDRICTSGARSVAEICQYKPVVGEHEHAYILFTSGSTGNPKGVPIHHRNVTAFLAHNLKQFQFKPSDRFSQTFDLTFDLSIFDLFIAWSVGACVYPLQPCELLSPVAFVNKHQLTVWFSVPSVVLNSCKLGLLEPNAMPSLRTSLFCGEALSKEIVEHWLHASPNTRVFNLYGPTELTIACADYEVTEAVLDLSYKGLVPIGRVYSNHTYLLLDEQGKEVDEGELCISGPQCFSGYLGLPEISNAKLFVDQSSRQTFYRTGDLVKKTSGQNLVFVGRVDHQVKIQGYRIELMEVEQQLRKLGCIDVVALPYPSYESPQQIAVAILGQKDDDDVALLKKHLSLLLPKYMTPHYYETFDNFPLNSNGKVDRNELLANIKKRKDLIKL; encoded by the coding sequence ATGAAAGGGATAGATTGGGTTAATGGTATGCTCAGTGGCTTCTTAACCAGTGTCGAAAAGTATCCACTCGCTAAGGCAATTGTTCTAGATGAAAAAGGTTACAGTTATCAAGAGCTGCTGCAAGCTGCGGATAACATTTACCAGCACCTCTCTCGAGTAGCAATTGATTTGAAAGGGAAACGTGTCGCGATACTCGGTGGCAAAAACATAGAAACTTATTCCTCCGTAATTGCTGTTTTATTGGGTGGCGGTACATTTGTTCCTCTTAACCCAAGTTTCCCCACGCAAAGGAATCGATATATTTTTGAGGCTTCACAAGCCGATATTTTGCTGACGACATCGGCCCTAGGTGACTATATCGGAGAAATGAAGGCGAGGTTGCCATCTTTGGAATGCGTGTATGTCGATCGGATCTGTACGTCAGGTGCGAGAAGCGTTGCTGAGATATGTCAGTATAAACCTGTTGTTGGGGAGCATGAGCATGCATATATCCTCTTTACTTCGGGAAGTACAGGAAACCCAAAAGGCGTTCCGATACACCACAGAAATGTAACTGCTTTCTTAGCGCATAATCTAAAGCAGTTTCAATTTAAACCGTCAGACCGGTTCAGCCAAACGTTTGATCTGACTTTCGATCTTTCGATATTCGACTTATTTATTGCTTGGAGTGTTGGCGCGTGTGTGTATCCACTCCAACCTTGCGAGTTGTTGTCTCCTGTCGCGTTTGTTAACAAGCATCAATTGACGGTGTGGTTCTCTGTTCCTTCGGTAGTGCTAAACAGTTGTAAACTGGGTTTGCTTGAGCCAAATGCTATGCCTTCACTTCGTACGAGTCTATTTTGTGGAGAAGCTTTGTCAAAGGAAATTGTCGAGCACTGGTTGCATGCGAGTCCTAATACACGTGTGTTTAACTTATACGGTCCTACAGAATTGACAATAGCTTGTGCAGATTATGAGGTTACCGAGGCTGTTTTGGATCTATCTTACAAGGGCTTGGTGCCGATTGGGCGGGTTTACTCAAACCACACATATCTTCTATTGGATGAGCAAGGAAAAGAAGTTGACGAGGGAGAGCTTTGTATTTCAGGTCCTCAATGTTTCAGCGGCTATTTAGGTTTGCCTGAAATTAGTAATGCAAAGTTGTTTGTTGATCAGAGTTCACGCCAAACTTTTTATCGGACAGGCGATTTAGTGAAAAAAACGTCGGGACAAAATCTTGTGTTTGTTGGAAGAGTAGACCATCAAGTGAAAATTCAGGGGTATCGAATCGAACTGATGGAAGTTGAACAGCAGTTGAGAAAGCTAGGTTGTATTGATGTGGTAGCACTCCCTTACCCTTCTTATGAGAGCCCTCAACAAATAGCTGTCGCTATCCTCGGGCAGAAGGACGACGATGATGTCGCTTTGTTAAAAAAGCACTTAAGTCTGTTATTACCAAAATACATGACTCCTCACTACTATGAAACGTTTGACAATTTTCCTTTGAACTCAAATGGCAAAGTTGATCGAAATGAACTGTTAGCAAATATCAAAAAACGGAAAGACTTGATCAAATTATGA
- a CDS encoding ATP-grasp domain-containing protein encodes MKHVLLVGGSRHLAPVLKKLGCQITLLIPTNKLKRALEVDVYDKVIALPKETDYDHWLTIVSSLHQLNPIESIAFFNEPMEPLAAFIAEKLALPGHTRQVIELTHDKKKMRAYLAEKGLDDTPSRLIPVSDMSGAEEFCRQTGYPVIVKPLNGRGSMAVSKVLGANELASAIEKVNQSGSDTVLMERFLEGNEWSVECFSEHGQHKLIAITEKFKDLNNIETGHCLPAELSSEKEAEIKAFVFQCLDAIGLKNGPSHTELFTTPEGPRIVETHARLAGDRIPDLVKYLTDVDLEALWVEQTCGKEVLSRVPELRSSLHQTCASIRYYTPVIEAIFNQVKGVETIEQDEHVKHVEVLQTPGFKFGGIQDSFDRGASVVAVGKTCRDAVDKAQKSLDSLVWEFES; translated from the coding sequence ATGAAACACGTACTACTTGTTGGTGGTTCGCGCCACTTAGCGCCAGTGCTAAAAAAGCTGGGTTGTCAAATCACTTTACTGATCCCGACAAATAAACTGAAAAGAGCATTAGAAGTTGACGTATACGATAAGGTCATTGCGCTACCGAAGGAAACGGATTATGACCATTGGTTAACGATAGTTTCTTCACTTCATCAGCTCAACCCTATAGAAAGTATCGCGTTTTTTAATGAACCGATGGAGCCGTTAGCGGCGTTTATCGCCGAAAAGCTGGCCTTGCCTGGTCACACTCGTCAAGTTATAGAACTGACCCATGACAAGAAGAAAATGCGTGCGTATTTAGCCGAGAAGGGCTTGGATGACACGCCTTCGCGCCTTATCCCGGTTAGTGATATGAGCGGCGCAGAGGAGTTCTGTAGACAAACCGGCTATCCCGTCATTGTGAAGCCGTTGAATGGAAGGGGCAGCATGGCCGTTTCGAAAGTCCTCGGGGCTAATGAGCTTGCGAGTGCAATCGAGAAAGTTAATCAATCTGGTAGTGATACCGTGCTAATGGAGCGTTTTTTAGAGGGAAATGAATGGAGTGTCGAATGTTTCAGTGAACATGGCCAGCACAAGCTGATTGCCATCACCGAAAAATTTAAAGATCTAAACAATATTGAAACGGGCCATTGCCTGCCTGCCGAATTATCCAGCGAGAAAGAAGCGGAGATCAAAGCGTTTGTCTTCCAATGTTTAGATGCAATTGGGCTAAAGAATGGCCCCAGCCATACGGAACTGTTTACTACACCTGAAGGCCCAAGGATTGTTGAAACTCATGCAAGATTGGCCGGTGATCGCATACCCGATCTTGTGAAATATCTAACTGACGTTGATTTGGAAGCTTTGTGGGTTGAACAGACGTGTGGTAAGGAAGTCTTAAGTCGTGTTCCCGAGCTTAGGTCTAGTTTACACCAGACATGCGCTTCGATTCGGTATTATACGCCTGTAATTGAGGCAATATTCAACCAAGTTAAAGGGGTTGAAACTATCGAACAGGATGAGCATGTGAAGCACGTAGAGGTACTGCAGACACCGGGGTTTAAGTTTGGCGGTATCCAGGATTCTTTTGACCGTGGAGCATCGGTTGTAGCTGTGGGTAAAACTTGCCGTGATGCTGTTGACAAAGCGCAGAAGAGTCTTGATTCCCTGGTGTGGGAATTCGAGTCATGA